A genomic window from Flavobacterium johnsoniae includes:
- a CDS encoding T9SS type A sorting domain-containing protein, with protein sequence MKTKLILLALLLPYSFLFAQNYFMSAPEGFGASTTGGGNATPVTVSTLADLTAKLKLTTPQVILVSGILNCTYTSLQVNDKTIIGLPGARLVNLDQTAAGSGILNLKPGSNNVIIRNLIFEGPGAYDVDGKDNLTSEATNIWVDHCEFQDGMDGNFDNKGAADNVTVSWCKFTYLKTPKAGGSGGADDHRFSDLVGSSKTDAPSDGHYSITFKNCYWAEGCKERMPRARNAELHILNCYYNTSVSGSLAIGLGGGSNNTTCYVEGTDFAKIGTPFKSYVSTDGGTIGISFSNCLNAPANSGTAVTKPSYNYSVLPIANVAGFVSNPTCGAGATLQVTAQGVLSTSCNNLGLNDRVNNLDLKYYPSVINRLLNIDFSSSDNGLAEVDLFSSNGSKVYSHSKNITADEKLELNVGNLAKGIYICKVQIENRSKTFKLVKN encoded by the coding sequence ATGAAAACAAAACTTATTTTATTGGCCTTGCTCCTGCCTTACTCCTTTCTTTTTGCGCAAAATTATTTTATGAGTGCACCTGAAGGATTTGGAGCTTCTACAACCGGCGGAGGAAATGCAACACCTGTTACGGTTTCTACTCTTGCTGATTTAACTGCAAAATTAAAATTAACCACTCCGCAAGTCATTTTAGTTTCTGGAATTCTAAACTGCACGTATACAAGTTTGCAGGTAAATGACAAAACCATAATTGGACTTCCCGGAGCGAGATTGGTAAATCTGGATCAGACAGCCGCAGGTTCTGGAATTTTAAATTTAAAACCTGGTTCAAATAATGTCATTATTAGAAATTTAATTTTTGAAGGACCAGGCGCTTACGATGTCGACGGTAAAGATAATTTGACTTCCGAAGCAACAAATATTTGGGTAGATCATTGCGAATTTCAAGACGGAATGGATGGTAATTTCGACAATAAAGGCGCTGCAGATAATGTGACTGTTTCTTGGTGTAAATTTACATATTTGAAAACTCCAAAAGCGGGAGGTTCTGGCGGTGCAGATGATCATCGTTTTTCTGATTTAGTAGGATCTTCTAAAACTGATGCGCCTTCTGACGGGCATTACAGCATTACTTTCAAAAATTGTTATTGGGCGGAAGGCTGTAAAGAAAGAATGCCAAGAGCCAGAAATGCAGAACTTCATATTTTAAATTGCTATTATAACACTTCTGTATCAGGTTCTTTAGCAATTGGTTTAGGCGGAGGAAGCAACAACACAACTTGTTACGTTGAAGGAACGGATTTTGCTAAAATCGGAACTCCTTTCAAAAGTTACGTAAGCACAGATGGCGGTACAATTGGCATTTCTTTTTCCAATTGTTTAAATGCTCCTGCAAACTCTGGAACTGCTGTAACAAAACCTTCTTATAACTATAGTGTTTTACCGATCGCTAATGTTGCTGGATTTGTTTCTAACCCAACATGTGGCGCTGGGGCGACTTTACAGGTTACTGCTCAAGGTGTTTTATCTACAAGTTGCAATAATTTAGGCTTAAATGACCGCGTAAACAATCTAGATTTGAAATATTATCCTTCAGTAATTAACCGTCTTTTGAATATTGATTTTTCAAGCTCTGATAACGGTTTGGCTGAAGTGGATTTATTTTCTTCGAATGGATCAAAAGTATATTCGCATTCTAAAAATATTACTGCTGACGAAAAATTAGAACTCAATGTTGGAAATCTTGCGAAAGGAATTTACATCTGCAAAGTTCAAATTGAAAACAGAAGCAAAACATTTAAGTTGGTAAAAAACTAA
- a CDS encoding DUF2157 domain-containing protein, translated as MGKFKEEATLKLFEKGLITENQFEEIKTYRNLNIFSLNAELKLFLYLSVLLFTSGIGILIYENIDSIGHIAILSLLLVVIVVCFYYCFKNSKGFQKTETTFEHPVLEYLVLAGNILTCIFIGYLQFQYKPFGEHYGLATLVPTIVSFFCAYYFDNRSVLTIAITGLAAYVGLSVTPQDIFNDGNNFYASQGLSYSAVMLGVLLILWTIYSRRISLKIHFGLVFLTFALHIISIAAISNLTNYDVLTWIIFALVLAVSTYYFYKASYDYKAMSLYVFMIIYAYIGANIVLFRIFENVDFSQIWELFIFLLPAYFVGSIIMFIKLIKKFNKEIAE; from the coding sequence ATGGGAAAATTTAAAGAAGAAGCTACTCTGAAACTTTTTGAGAAAGGCTTAATTACTGAAAATCAGTTTGAAGAAATAAAAACATATCGAAATCTAAATATCTTTTCATTAAATGCAGAATTAAAACTATTTCTGTATTTGTCTGTATTATTGTTTACTTCTGGAATAGGAATTTTGATTTATGAAAATATCGATTCTATCGGACATATTGCAATTCTTTCTTTGCTTTTGGTTGTAATTGTGGTTTGCTTTTATTATTGTTTTAAAAATTCTAAAGGTTTTCAGAAAACTGAAACAACATTTGAACACCCTGTTTTAGAATATTTAGTTTTAGCAGGAAATATTCTGACTTGTATTTTTATCGGATATCTTCAGTTTCAATACAAACCTTTTGGAGAACATTACGGATTGGCAACTTTAGTTCCTACTATTGTCAGTTTCTTTTGTGCTTATTATTTTGATAATCGAAGTGTTTTAACAATTGCAATAACAGGTTTAGCGGCATATGTTGGACTTTCTGTAACTCCTCAAGATATTTTTAATGATGGCAATAATTTTTATGCGAGTCAAGGTTTGAGTTATTCAGCAGTAATGCTTGGAGTTTTATTGATCTTATGGACAATTTACAGCCGTCGAATTTCCTTAAAAATACATTTCGGATTAGTTTTTCTAACTTTTGCTTTACATATTATAAGTATTGCTGCAATTAGTAATTTAACTAATTATGATGTCTTAACATGGATAATATTTGCTCTGGTTTTGGCAGTTTCTACCTATTATTTTTATAAAGCAAGTTACGATTACAAAGCAATGTCTCTCTATGTATTTATGATTATATACGCTTATATCGGTGCTAATATAGTTTTGTTTAGAATTTTTGAGAATGTAGATTTTTCTCAAATATGGGAATTGTTTATTTTCCTGCTTCCAGCATATTTTGTTGGTTCGATTATAATGTTCATAAAGTTGATTAAAAAATTCAATAAAGAAATAGCAGAATGA
- a CDS encoding HD domain-containing protein gives MDVQTAYQKTIIFATIKHLENNQTITDSNLPYVIHLSNVAMEILIASNNTENFDLNFATKVALLHDTLEDTNTTFKELELEFGLEVAEGVAALTKNNDLPKEEKMLDSLNRISKLRKEVWAVKLADRITNLQQPPKTWDNLKRRNYKKEAAIILDKLKGGNLYLENRLRTKIEEYEVYFD, from the coding sequence ATGGATGTTCAAACAGCTTATCAAAAAACAATAATTTTCGCCACAATAAAGCATTTAGAAAATAACCAAACGATTACAGATTCTAATCTGCCTTATGTTATTCATTTGAGTAATGTTGCAATGGAAATTCTGATTGCATCAAATAACACGGAAAATTTTGATTTAAATTTTGCAACGAAAGTTGCTTTATTGCATGATACTTTAGAAGATACTAATACTACATTTAAGGAATTAGAACTTGAATTTGGATTGGAAGTTGCCGAAGGAGTTGCTGCACTTACAAAAAACAATGATTTACCAAAAGAAGAAAAAATGCTCGATAGTTTAAACAGAATTTCTAAACTTAGAAAAGAAGTTTGGGCTGTAAAATTAGCGGATAGAATTACCAATTTGCAACAACCTCCAAAAACTTGGGATAATCTTAAAAGAAGAAATTACAAAAAGGAAGCGGCGATTATTTTGGATAAATTAAAAGGCGGTAATCTTTATTTAGAAAATCGTTTACGAACTAAAATAGAAGAATACGAAGTGTATTTCGATTAA
- the ytxJ gene encoding bacillithiol system redox-active protein YtxJ, whose product MSFFNSIFGSSENSEAQKSNVNWTELTDILQLMEIEAISKEKPVVIFKHSTRCSISRMALKQFEREFDLEGVVDAYFLDLIAHRDISNEIASRFGVYHESPQLILIKNGKAVYDVSHSDIDAQALKSKV is encoded by the coding sequence ATGAGTTTTTTTAATTCAATCTTCGGAAGTTCAGAGAACTCAGAAGCACAAAAAAGTAACGTAAACTGGACAGAATTAACAGATATTCTTCAATTAATGGAAATCGAAGCTATCTCAAAAGAAAAACCTGTTGTAATATTCAAACACAGCACAAGATGCAGCATTAGCCGAATGGCATTAAAACAATTTGAAAGAGAATTTGATCTTGAAGGTGTTGTCGATGCTTATTTTTTAGATTTAATAGCGCACCGAGATATTTCAAACGAAATCGCAAGCAGATTTGGAGTTTACCATGAATCTCCACAATTGATTTTAATCAAAAATGGAAAAGCTGTTTATGATGTTTCTCACAGCGATATTGATGCACAAGCATTGAAAAGTAAAGTGTAA
- the clpB gene encoding ATP-dependent chaperone ClpB gives MNINKFTIKSQEAIQLSQQLAQRNGQQQIENEHIFKAIFEVDENVAPFILKKLNVNVPLFLQILDSTIQSFPKVSGGDVMLSRDANKALNEAEIIAQKMNDEYVSIEHLILAIFDSKSKVSQILKDQGVTGKGLKAAIEELRKGERVTSASAEETYNSLNKYAKNLNELARTGKLDPVIGRDEEIRRVLQILTRRTKNNPMLIGEPGVGKTAIAEGLAHRIVDGDVPENLKDKIVFSLDMGALIAGAKYKGEFEERLKSVVKEVTAADGDIVLFIDEIHTLVGAGGGEGAMDAANILKPALARGELRAIGATTLDEYQKYFEKDKALERRFQKVLIDEPDTESAISILRGIKEKYETHHKVQIKDEAIIAAVELSQRYITNRFLPDKAIDLMDEAASKLRMEINSKPEELDVLDRKIMQLEIEIEAIKREKEESKLKILGMELANLKEERNEIYAKWKQEKDIVDGIQAVKHEIEDFKYEAERAERDGDYGKVAEIRYGKIKEAQERQENLQKQLLEFQSGSSLIKEEVTREDIAEVVAKWTGIPVTKMLQTEREKLLHLEDELHKRVVGQEEAIEAVSDAVRRSRAGLQDMKKPVGSFLFLGTTGVGKTELAKALAEYLFDDENAMTRIDMSEYQERHSVSRLVGAPPGYVGYDEGGQLTEAVRRKPYSVVLLDEIEKAHPDTFNILLQVLDEGRLTDNKGRLADFRNTIIIMTSNMGSNIIQEKFENLKGSVEAATEAAKNEVLGLLKQTVRPEFINRIDEIVMFTPLTVENISRIVSLQLKSVTKMLALQGITMDATPEAIAYLADKGYDPHFGARPVKRVVQREVLNQLSKEILAGNITTESIILLDAFDGNLVFRNQTAK, from the coding sequence ATGAACATAAATAAATTTACAATTAAATCGCAGGAAGCCATACAGTTGTCGCAACAATTAGCACAGCGAAATGGCCAGCAGCAAATTGAAAATGAACACATTTTCAAAGCTATTTTTGAAGTGGATGAAAACGTAGCGCCATTTATTTTGAAAAAACTAAATGTAAATGTTCCGTTGTTTCTTCAAATTTTAGACAGTACAATTCAGAGTTTTCCAAAAGTATCTGGTGGCGATGTTATGCTTTCTAGAGATGCAAATAAAGCTTTGAACGAAGCTGAGATTATCGCACAAAAAATGAACGATGAATACGTTTCGATCGAGCATTTAATCTTAGCCATTTTTGATTCAAAAAGTAAAGTTTCTCAGATTTTAAAAGATCAAGGAGTTACCGGAAAAGGACTTAAAGCAGCAATTGAAGAATTAAGAAAAGGAGAAAGAGTAACTTCGGCTTCAGCTGAGGAAACTTATAATTCTTTGAATAAATATGCTAAAAACTTAAACGAATTAGCAAGAACAGGAAAACTAGACCCAGTTATTGGTCGTGACGAAGAAATCCGCCGTGTGCTGCAGATTTTAACTCGTAGAACTAAAAACAATCCGATGTTAATTGGTGAACCGGGAGTTGGTAAAACCGCAATTGCAGAAGGATTAGCGCACAGAATTGTGGACGGAGATGTTCCTGAAAACTTAAAAGACAAAATCGTTTTCTCGCTAGATATGGGAGCTTTGATTGCTGGAGCAAAATACAAAGGAGAATTTGAAGAACGTTTAAAATCGGTTGTAAAAGAAGTTACTGCTGCAGACGGAGATATTGTTCTTTTTATTGATGAGATTCATACGCTTGTTGGAGCGGGTGGAGGAGAAGGCGCAATGGATGCGGCAAATATCCTAAAACCAGCTTTAGCTCGTGGTGAGTTAAGAGCTATTGGAGCTACGACTTTAGATGAATATCAAAAATATTTCGAAAAAGATAAAGCGCTTGAAAGACGTTTTCAAAAAGTTCTAATCGACGAGCCAGATACAGAAAGTGCGATTTCGATTTTACGTGGAATTAAAGAAAAATACGAAACGCATCATAAAGTTCAAATCAAAGATGAGGCAATTATTGCAGCGGTTGAACTTTCGCAAAGATATATTACAAACCGTTTTTTACCAGATAAAGCAATTGACTTGATGGACGAAGCGGCTTCTAAATTGCGTATGGAAATCAACTCAAAACCTGAAGAATTAGATGTTTTGGATCGTAAAATCATGCAGTTGGAGATTGAAATTGAAGCTATTAAGCGTGAAAAAGAAGAAAGCAAACTGAAAATTTTAGGGATGGAATTGGCCAACCTAAAAGAAGAGCGAAACGAAATCTACGCAAAATGGAAACAGGAAAAAGATATCGTTGACGGAATTCAAGCTGTAAAACACGAAATAGAAGACTTTAAATACGAAGCAGAACGCGCAGAACGTGATGGTGATTATGGAAAAGTAGCTGAAATTCGTTACGGAAAAATAAAAGAGGCACAAGAACGTCAGGAAAATTTGCAAAAACAATTATTAGAGTTTCAATCTGGAAGTTCTTTAATAAAAGAAGAAGTTACCAGAGAAGATATTGCAGAAGTTGTAGCAAAATGGACAGGAATTCCAGTTACAAAAATGCTTCAGACAGAAAGAGAAAAACTATTGCATTTGGAAGACGAATTGCACAAACGTGTTGTTGGTCAGGAAGAAGCGATAGAAGCCGTAAGTGATGCCGTTCGTAGAAGCCGTGCTGGTTTACAGGATATGAAAAAACCTGTTGGATCGTTCTTATTCTTAGGAACAACTGGAGTTGGTAAAACGGAGCTGGCAAAAGCTTTGGCAGAATATCTTTTTGATGATGAAAATGCGATGACTCGTATCGATATGAGCGAATATCAAGAGCGTCACAGTGTGAGCCGTTTGGTTGGTGCGCCTCCAGGATATGTGGGTTATGATGAGGGAGGTCAGTTAACAGAAGCTGTTCGTAGAAAACCTTATTCTGTTGTGCTTTTAGACGAGATCGAAAAAGCCCATCCAGATACTTTCAATATTTTGTTGCAGGTTCTAGACGAAGGGCGTTTAACTGATAACAAAGGACGTTTGGCTGATTTTAGAAATACGATTATTATTATGACCTCAAATATGGGAAGTAATATAATTCAGGAGAAATTTGAAAATCTAAAAGGAAGTGTTGAAGCAGCTACAGAAGCCGCTAAAAATGAAGTTCTTGGGTTATTAAAACAAACTGTTCGTCCTGAGTTTATTAACCGTATCGACGAAATTGTCATGTTCACGCCGCTTACAGTTGAGAATATTTCAAGAATTGTAAGTTTACAGTTGAAGAGCGTTACCAAAATGCTGGCTTTGCAAGGCATTACAATGGATGCAACTCCAGAAGCTATTGCATATTTGGCAGACAAAGGTTACGATCCACATTTTGGAGCAAGGCCTGTGAAACGTGTGGTTCAGAGAGAAGTACTTAATCAATTGTCAAAAGAGATTTTGGCAGGAAATATTACAACAGAAAGTATCATTTTATTAGATGCTTTCGATGGCAATTTGGTTTTTAGAAATCAGACAGCTAAATAA
- a CDS encoding T9SS type A sorting domain-containing protein, which translates to MKRNQRTFLILLLSTFFFMGKTYSQQNIVATGGKGSGIGGTSSYSIGQIADLQLKGSGGSAQEGIQQPYEIATLGTDEFKEINLTMVAYPNPTVDVLNLSISNDKLDDLTYDLFDINGKIVSKSLKIIASETTVNMHELPQGVYFLRVNSNSKTIKTFKIIKK; encoded by the coding sequence ATGAAAAGAAACCAAAGGACATTTTTAATTTTATTACTGTCTACTTTTTTCTTTATGGGAAAAACCTATTCGCAACAAAACATTGTTGCTACAGGCGGAAAAGGCAGTGGTATAGGTGGAACATCAAGTTATTCCATTGGTCAAATTGCCGATTTGCAATTGAAGGGAAGTGGTGGTTCTGCACAAGAAGGTATTCAGCAACCTTATGAAATTGCAACATTAGGGACTGATGAATTTAAGGAAATCAATCTTACCATGGTTGCTTATCCAAATCCAACTGTTGATGTTTTAAACTTGAGTATTAGTAACGATAAATTAGATGATTTAACATATGATTTATTTGATATCAATGGAAAAATAGTGTCGAAGAGCTTAAAAATAATAGCTTCGGAAACAACAGTTAATATGCATGAATTGCCACAAGGGGTTTATTTTCTTAGAGTAAACAGCAATTCAAAAACTATAAAAACTTTTAAAATCATTAAAAAATAA
- a CDS encoding DUF808 domain-containing protein, producing the protein MGSGFFALLDDIAAIMDDVAVMSKVAAKKTAGILGDDLAVNAEKASGFASSRELPVLWAISKGSLLNKIIILPVAFLLSAFFPIAIIVILVLGGLFLAYEGAEKIYEFIFPHNHEESEGITDEVLTEEQILLVEKDKVKSAIITDFILSVEIVIIALGTVMEEPLMQKIIVTSIIALVATIGVYGIVALIVRMDEAGFKLIKHSKSEKSLSRFIGNLLVKALPLVIKGLTVVGTIALLLVAGGIFVHYIPYFHHLSEEIKIPAIIKEFTIGLVLGFIVLLFVNLFKKIFKKKSA; encoded by the coding sequence ATGGGTTCAGGTTTTTTCGCTTTGTTAGATGATATCGCAGCAATTATGGATGATGTTGCAGTAATGAGTAAAGTTGCTGCAAAGAAAACAGCTGGAATTCTAGGCGATGATTTGGCTGTAAATGCCGAAAAAGCTTCAGGATTTGCTTCTTCAAGAGAGCTTCCCGTTTTATGGGCAATCAGCAAAGGGTCTTTATTAAATAAAATTATTATTCTTCCAGTCGCCTTTTTATTAAGTGCATTTTTTCCGATAGCAATTATAGTAATTTTAGTTTTGGGAGGACTTTTTTTAGCATATGAGGGAGCCGAAAAGATCTACGAATTTATTTTTCCTCACAATCACGAAGAATCTGAAGGAATTACAGATGAAGTTTTGACTGAAGAACAGATTTTATTAGTTGAAAAAGATAAAGTAAAATCAGCAATTATTACAGATTTTATTCTATCAGTCGAAATCGTAATTATCGCTTTAGGCACTGTAATGGAAGAACCGCTAATGCAGAAGATAATTGTAACTTCGATAATCGCGCTAGTAGCAACCATCGGAGTTTACGGAATTGTGGCACTTATTGTTAGGATGGATGAAGCAGGTTTTAAGCTTATAAAACATAGCAAAAGCGAAAAGAGCCTTTCAAGATTTATTGGAAATTTGTTAGTAAAAGCGCTTCCGCTGGTAATAAAAGGTTTAACTGTAGTTGGTACAATTGCATTACTTTTAGTTGCTGGAGGAATCTTTGTACACTATATTCCGTATTTTCATCATTTATCAGAAGAAATTAAAATCCCTGCTATTATCAAAGAATTTACAATTGGTTTAGTTCTCGGATTTATAGTTTTACTTTTTGTAAATCTCTTCAAAAAGATTTTCAAAAAGAAATCAGCTTAA
- a CDS encoding YCF48-related protein — translation MARTLHSITLFFITFFFTISLYSQKDWELLNPKPSYKKGLDIQFVTDKIGYVINNTEILETLDGGVSWKKTRNINASNDLSFFNEIGYIVGDNGYVLKSENSGAEWTSVTTGFTGKFNTVNVISKDVVIISSDNTIVKTIDGGLTWKQLIIPNVKVNKTFFTTSLVGHAVCNNGTILKTKDGGVSWYKTATDNVIPSNYFTVYFINENIGFASREHSYLYKTVDGGETWTNVKGSLPAFYTFSFLDENVGYAGGEHGAIFKTIDGGLTWTWASFQNAYIASTEIYGIHFLDHNTGFATGATGRIVKTIDGGKNWSQNSPTHNDINKLEFLTKDLGYARVGNSFYKTIDSGNSWKLAGSIDNGTYNYYVTSSKFLNENVGYAVTGSLGYIYKTVDGGVTWKKLGGDNLWVVNEGINTMSVISEKIIYISGGFNQRSFMKSVDGGETWTILSNYNFYRMQFLDENIGYAHNTYDKKVYKTIDGGKNWSVVFTGDQGVKSIDFLDQYNGYVIGDNAMMYKTINGGASWEKITIPYEYYTFVKFYTQNVGYIFDEEGSFYKTENGGKSWKSLMGLEDRASLKAVAFNDDSIYAYGGYGKIFKSKVDFAPYFLNLDPAVDVHNRSANLPGNVISNDGEITNVRLEVLRNKVIIKTVQIDPDNVKPGSSLSFKVPVLDLIPDTFYEYRIVAVRNNSEIYSQFSNFRTAKNFKFTINPVTDINPTSVFVAGSILSEEGDITEIEIEYSNKQDFSDYKTFKTNVVVKGNTSEDISTTLSDLNPKTLYYVRLKGFQEGTKIYSDIISFQTKSEYEINIYFPYETTDGAVLNAYLISNEKDITNVVFEYGELNFDKSIAGTPDKILGKRDSFVSGELKNLDKTKAYFYRVKAIYGDKVIYSKTEILNYSRKAILFLETANSNQNGSVELKGIINAAGNYLTNLVFEYGTTENFGSSIQTNPSYVYGTSTLNVSATIQNVTANQKYYYRLKANMGGTFLYSNTLSFINSNLDVNDFNYEKNILLFPNPTKDVVNIKLIDNKKIAALKVIDQSGNVLSYEKDVRPEETKIIDFSDKSTGVYYIQFILDDNSKINKKVIRN, via the coding sequence ATGGCAAGAACTTTACATTCTATTACACTTTTTTTTATCACCTTTTTTTTTACAATCTCGCTTTATTCTCAAAAAGATTGGGAATTGTTAAATCCAAAACCATCTTACAAAAAAGGATTAGATATTCAATTTGTAACCGATAAAATTGGATATGTAATAAATAATACAGAGATATTAGAGACATTAGACGGAGGTGTTTCTTGGAAAAAGACGAGAAACATAAATGCAAGTAACGATCTAAGTTTTTTTAATGAAATAGGATATATAGTAGGCGATAATGGTTACGTTTTAAAATCTGAAAACTCTGGTGCAGAGTGGACTAGTGTAACTACAGGCTTTACTGGTAAATTTAATACAGTAAATGTTATAAGTAAAGATGTAGTTATTATTTCAAGTGACAATACTATTGTTAAAACTATAGATGGAGGTCTGACTTGGAAGCAATTGATTATTCCGAATGTTAAAGTCAATAAGACATTTTTTACCACATCATTAGTAGGTCATGCAGTATGTAATAATGGAACTATTCTTAAAACAAAAGATGGAGGTGTCTCATGGTACAAAACAGCGACTGATAATGTTATTCCTTCTAATTATTTTACCGTTTATTTTATTAATGAAAATATTGGTTTTGCATCTAGAGAGCATAGTTATCTATATAAAACAGTTGATGGAGGAGAAACATGGACAAACGTTAAAGGTTCTTTACCAGCTTTTTATACTTTTTCTTTTCTAGATGAAAATGTAGGTTACGCTGGAGGCGAACATGGTGCAATTTTTAAAACAATAGATGGCGGATTAACGTGGACTTGGGCAAGTTTTCAGAATGCTTACATTGCTTCTACTGAGATATACGGGATTCATTTTTTAGATCACAACACTGGATTTGCAACAGGGGCTACAGGTAGAATTGTTAAAACAATAGATGGAGGGAAAAATTGGAGTCAAAATTCACCAACTCATAACGATATAAATAAATTAGAATTTTTGACAAAAGATTTAGGATATGCTCGCGTAGGAAACTCTTTTTACAAAACAATTGATTCAGGAAATAGCTGGAAACTTGCAGGATCAATTGATAATGGTACTTATAATTACTACGTCACATCATCTAAATTTTTGAATGAAAATGTTGGTTATGCGGTAACAGGATCTTTGGGATATATTTATAAAACTGTAGACGGAGGAGTTACTTGGAAAAAATTAGGTGGAGATAATTTATGGGTTGTTAATGAAGGAATTAATACTATGAGTGTGATCAGTGAAAAAATAATTTACATAAGTGGAGGATTTAATCAGCGTAGTTTTATGAAAAGTGTTGATGGGGGAGAAACCTGGACAATCCTTTCTAATTATAATTTTTACAGAATGCAATTTTTAGATGAAAATATTGGGTATGCTCATAATACATATGATAAGAAAGTGTACAAAACAATTGATGGAGGTAAAAATTGGTCTGTAGTTTTTACAGGAGATCAGGGTGTAAAATCGATAGATTTTTTGGATCAATATAATGGTTACGTAATTGGTGACAATGCTATGATGTATAAGACAATAAACGGAGGTGCCTCTTGGGAGAAAATAACAATTCCTTATGAATATTACACATTTGTTAAGTTTTATACTCAAAATGTGGGATATATTTTTGATGAAGAAGGAAGTTTTTATAAAACTGAAAATGGGGGTAAAAGTTGGAAATCTTTAATGGGGTTGGAAGATAGAGCATCACTAAAAGCTGTGGCCTTTAATGATGATAGTATATATGCCTATGGAGGGTATGGGAAAATTTTTAAAAGTAAGGTAGATTTTGCACCTTATTTTCTTAATCTCGATCCTGCTGTAGATGTACATAACAGATCTGCAAATTTACCAGGTAATGTAATTTCGAATGATGGAGAAATTACAAACGTTCGACTAGAAGTTTTAAGAAATAAAGTTATCATAAAAACTGTACAAATAGATCCAGACAATGTAAAACCAGGGTCTTCGTTAAGTTTCAAAGTCCCTGTTTTGGATCTTATTCCAGATACATTTTATGAATATAGAATTGTAGCAGTTCGTAATAATAGTGAAATTTATAGTCAATTTTCTAATTTTAGAACAGCAAAGAATTTTAAATTTACAATTAATCCAGTTACAGATATTAATCCTACTAGTGTTTTTGTGGCTGGATCAATCTTGTCGGAAGAAGGTGATATTACTGAAATTGAAATTGAATATAGCAATAAACAAGATTTTTCAGATTACAAAACTTTTAAAACCAATGTTGTTGTAAAAGGAAATACATCAGAAGATATTTCAACAACATTATCTGATCTAAATCCTAAAACACTTTATTACGTTAGATTAAAAGGTTTTCAAGAAGGAACTAAAATTTATAGTGATATTATTTCTTTTCAGACAAAATCAGAATATGAAATAAATATTTACTTCCCTTATGAAACTACTGATGGAGCAGTTTTAAATGCTTATCTTATTTCAAATGAGAAAGATATTACCAATGTTGTTTTTGAATATGGAGAGCTAAATTTTGATAAAAGTATTGCTGGAACTCCAGATAAAATATTGGGAAAAAGAGATAGTTTTGTAAGTGGAGAATTGAAAAATCTTGACAAAACTAAAGCTTATTTTTACAGAGTAAAAGCGATTTATGGAGATAAGGTAATTTATAGCAAAACAGAAATTTTAAATTACTCTAGAAAAGCAATATTATTTCTTGAAACTGCAAATTCTAATCAAAATGGCTCAGTTGAGTTAAAAGGTATTATAAATGCTGCAGGCAACTATCTTACAAATTTAGTGTTTGAATACGGGACTACAGAAAATTTTGGTTCAAGTATTCAAACAAATCCATCATATGTTTATGGAACAAGTACTCTGAATGTTAGCGCAACCATTCAAAATGTAACCGCTAATCAGAAGTATTATTATAGACTAAAAGCTAATATGGGTGGAACATTTCTCTATTCTAATACCTTATCTTTTATTAATTCAAATTTAGATGTGAATGATTTCAACTATGAAAAAAATATTTTATTGTTTCCAAATCCGACTAAAGATGTAGTAAATATTAAACTTATTGATAATAAAAAAATTGCTGCTTTAAAAGTAATTGATCAGTCGGGAAATGTACTTTCTTATGAAAAAGATGTTCGTCCAGAAGAAACTAAAATAATTGATTTTTCAGATAAGTCTACAGGAGTTTATTACATCCAATTTATTTTAGATGATAATTCAAAAATTAATAAAAAGGTAATTCGTAATTAA